One part of the Granulicella arctica genome encodes these proteins:
- a CDS encoding electron transfer flavoprotein subunit beta/FixA family protein, whose translation MKILVAIKQVPERDAQIRVASDGRWIEEGDLNYTINEPDAYALEEALQLKEKNGGEVVVLCAGPERVTSTLREALAKGADRAIHIEADDLGSRDTLGVARLLTDAVKAESPDLILTGLQSDDLGLGQTGVVLAELLGIPHATIIMQVEVTGSGLKVKRELEDGWFQHVEMPLPALLTIQSGGNRLRYATLMGIKKAKTKETKTVAAGAAAGAPAIALERVYLPEKQRKTEMLTGAPSEIAAKLVEKLKFDVRVL comes from the coding sequence ATGAAGATACTGGTGGCGATCAAGCAGGTGCCGGAGCGGGATGCGCAGATTCGTGTGGCTTCGGATGGGAGGTGGATTGAGGAAGGCGATCTCAACTACACGATCAATGAGCCGGATGCGTATGCGCTGGAAGAGGCGTTGCAGCTCAAAGAGAAGAACGGCGGCGAGGTGGTGGTGCTGTGCGCCGGGCCGGAGCGGGTGACGAGTACGCTGCGCGAGGCTCTGGCGAAGGGTGCGGATCGGGCGATCCATATTGAGGCGGATGACCTTGGCTCGCGGGATACGTTGGGGGTGGCTCGGTTGCTGACGGATGCGGTGAAGGCGGAGTCTCCGGATTTGATCCTGACGGGGTTGCAGTCCGACGATCTTGGGTTGGGGCAGACGGGGGTGGTGCTGGCGGAGCTGCTGGGGATTCCGCACGCGACGATCATCATGCAGGTGGAGGTGACGGGCTCGGGGCTGAAGGTAAAACGCGAGCTTGAAGACGGGTGGTTTCAGCATGTGGAGATGCCGCTGCCTGCGTTGCTGACGATCCAGTCGGGCGGAAACAGGCTGCGGTACGCGACGCTGATGGGGATCAAGAAGGCGAAGACGAAGGAGACGAAGACGGTGGCGGCTGGGGCTGCGGCGGGTGCTCCGGCGATTGCGCTGGAGCGGGTGTATCTGCCGGAGAAGCAGAGGAAGACGGAGATGCTGACGGGTGCTCCGTCGGAGATTGCGGCGAAGCTGGTCGAGAAGCTGAAGTTCGATGTGAGGGTGCTATGA
- a CDS encoding electron transfer flavoprotein subunit alpha/FixB family protein, producing the protein MSGVLVVLEQRAGQWNRMSFEALTAGQQLAAALGVECSAAVVGEGIAALTAELAGKKLAKVYGVEHALLQEYTADGYVLALEQLVKQVAPGYVVFPHTYQVRDFAPALATRFGQVLISDVIAVQAGPVFVRQLLQGKLNADYRQMGAGPCFVSIQAGTFRADTVEAGTAAVEAVAVQLEPGQIRAKAGERFRESAQTVDLSAAPVIVSVGRGIGEQDNIGIVQELADALGAELAASRPICDNGWLPMERQVGSSGQTVSPKLYLAVGISGAIQHLVGMKGSKSIIAINKDENAPIFEVADYGVVGDLFEIVPALTKAVLAAKG; encoded by the coding sequence ATGAGTGGAGTGTTGGTTGTTCTGGAGCAACGTGCGGGGCAGTGGAATCGGATGAGCTTCGAGGCTCTGACTGCGGGGCAGCAGCTTGCGGCGGCGCTGGGGGTGGAGTGCTCGGCTGCGGTGGTGGGTGAGGGGATTGCGGCGCTTACGGCGGAGCTGGCGGGGAAGAAGCTGGCGAAGGTGTATGGCGTCGAGCATGCGCTGTTGCAGGAGTACACGGCGGATGGGTATGTACTGGCGCTCGAGCAGTTGGTGAAGCAGGTTGCGCCGGGGTATGTGGTGTTTCCGCATACGTATCAGGTTCGGGACTTTGCTCCGGCGCTGGCGACGCGGTTTGGACAGGTGCTGATCTCGGATGTGATTGCGGTGCAGGCAGGGCCGGTGTTTGTGCGGCAACTGTTGCAGGGCAAGCTGAATGCGGATTATCGGCAGATGGGTGCAGGGCCGTGCTTTGTGTCAATTCAGGCGGGGACGTTTCGGGCGGATACGGTGGAGGCGGGAACGGCGGCGGTTGAGGCGGTCGCGGTGCAGCTTGAGCCGGGGCAGATTCGTGCCAAGGCGGGCGAGCGGTTCCGGGAGTCGGCGCAGACGGTGGATTTGAGTGCGGCTCCGGTGATTGTGTCGGTTGGACGCGGGATCGGGGAGCAGGACAACATTGGCATCGTGCAGGAGCTGGCGGATGCGCTGGGCGCGGAGCTGGCGGCGTCGCGGCCGATCTGCGACAACGGCTGGCTGCCGATGGAGCGGCAGGTGGGCAGCTCGGGCCAGACGGTGTCGCCGAAGCTGTACCTGGCGGTGGGAATCTCGGGGGCGATTCAGCATCTGGTTGGGATGAAGGGTTCTAAAAGCATCATCGCCATCAATAAGGATGAAAACGCTCCGATCTTCGAGGTGGCGGACTATGGCGTGGTGGGCGATCTGTTCGAGATTGTCCCGGCGCTGACGAAGGCGGTGCTGGCGGCGAAGGGGTGA
- a CDS encoding site-2 protease family protein — MSLNVVLALFEFVVMVLAISVHDCAQSWAASKMGDPTSRMLGRMTLNPMRHFDLLGTLIWPALYIFRSPLVLGWGKPIPITPNNFRRPDRDEMLVYAAGPAAHLIAAAACLVVLLIFKHAVPAAAGSLQAAEMLALRVPLPTDGLPGMFPIVLFLYFGILINLLLFVFNLLPLPGLDGGRILRHFLPYNAAKTFDSLGIYLLFGFMFFGFRLVLMFFGPLLGIFDQMLAVL, encoded by the coding sequence ATGTCTCTGAACGTCGTTCTTGCTCTCTTTGAGTTTGTTGTGATGGTGCTGGCCATCTCGGTGCACGACTGCGCGCAATCGTGGGCAGCGTCGAAGATGGGTGACCCCACTTCGCGGATGTTGGGGCGGATGACACTGAACCCGATGCGCCATTTTGACCTGCTGGGGACGCTGATCTGGCCGGCGCTCTATATCTTTCGCAGTCCGCTGGTGCTGGGGTGGGGTAAGCCGATTCCGATTACGCCGAACAACTTCCGACGGCCAGACCGGGACGAGATGCTGGTGTATGCGGCGGGTCCGGCGGCGCATCTGATTGCGGCTGCGGCGTGCCTGGTGGTGCTGCTGATCTTCAAGCATGCGGTGCCTGCGGCGGCTGGGTCGTTGCAGGCGGCGGAGATGCTCGCGCTGCGGGTGCCGTTGCCGACGGATGGGCTGCCGGGGATGTTCCCGATCGTGCTGTTTCTTTATTTTGGGATTCTGATCAACCTGCTGCTGTTTGTGTTCAACCTGCTTCCGCTGCCGGGGCTGGATGGAGGCAGGATTTTGCGGCATTTTCTGCCGTATAACGCGGCGAAGACATTCGATAGCCTGGGCATTTATCTGCTGTTTGGGTTCATGTTCTTCGGTTTCCGGCTGGTGCTGATGTTCTTTGGGCCGCTGCTGGGAATCTTTGACCAGATGCTGGCGGTTCTGTAG
- the trpS gene encoding tryptophan--tRNA ligase, whose translation MTESNQQNPSSTPRARVLSGMRPTGRLHLGNYMGALYNWVQLQHEYECYFFIADYHALTTDYADTSKLKENVQEVALDFLSAGLDPKRCTIFIQSHVPQHAELHLLLSMFTPLSLLERVPSYKDQQEQLREKDLATYGFLGYPLLQSADILLYQPDFVPVGQDQAAHVELTREVARRFNQLYSPKRLVGTDAASLAEEPDPARLILPEPEVLLTPTPKLPGIDGRKMSKSYGNSILLSDVPGSVLEKMSRMTNGGQRNPQSKPGNPDICPVGDMHALFSKPMVNDMIRERCKTAEIHCVQCKEIASASINLHLHPIRERREQLEKNPDEVWSILERGAAEAVKRAEATMDQVRSVTGLSRNRPISSQVKRAFVTSESSREGHDLSLQTVWWDQEPNLRAKNVRDYWLSSIVPVEVKLTQDSDRVFVTWKKKRVYVTTSREDLEGRWGFEAKPKSYELLALLCWDKELTLHDFIVPQVVYQAPWTAYKKAHKDENLIFWMSRSGSQYYLELPGAEPIEITAYRGQYGPMN comes from the coding sequence ATGACTGAATCGAACCAGCAGAATCCTTCCTCGACGCCACGCGCCCGCGTGCTGAGCGGTATGCGCCCAACTGGGCGGCTGCATCTCGGCAACTATATGGGCGCGCTGTACAACTGGGTACAGTTGCAGCATGAGTATGAGTGCTACTTTTTTATCGCGGATTATCATGCGCTGACGACGGACTATGCGGATACCTCGAAGCTGAAGGAGAATGTGCAGGAGGTCGCACTGGACTTTCTGTCAGCCGGGCTTGACCCCAAGCGATGCACGATCTTCATTCAGTCGCATGTTCCGCAGCACGCAGAGCTGCACCTTCTTCTTAGTATGTTTACGCCGCTCAGTCTGCTGGAGCGGGTTCCTAGCTATAAAGACCAGCAAGAGCAGCTGCGCGAGAAGGACCTCGCTACCTACGGATTTCTCGGGTATCCGCTTCTTCAATCCGCGGATATTCTTCTGTATCAGCCTGACTTTGTGCCTGTTGGTCAGGACCAAGCAGCTCACGTGGAGCTGACGCGAGAGGTAGCTCGGCGGTTCAATCAACTTTACTCGCCGAAGCGGTTGGTGGGTACGGATGCGGCTTCCCTCGCGGAGGAGCCGGACCCGGCGAGGCTGATCCTTCCGGAGCCAGAGGTGTTACTGACGCCAACGCCGAAGCTTCCTGGTATCGATGGCCGGAAGATGTCAAAGAGCTACGGCAACAGTATTTTATTGAGCGATGTGCCCGGTTCTGTCCTAGAAAAGATGAGCCGCATGACCAATGGTGGGCAGCGGAATCCTCAGAGTAAGCCGGGAAATCCGGATATTTGCCCTGTGGGCGATATGCACGCCTTGTTCAGCAAGCCGATGGTCAACGACATGATCCGGGAGAGATGCAAGACAGCGGAGATCCACTGTGTTCAGTGTAAGGAGATCGCTTCTGCTTCTATCAATCTTCATCTGCACCCGATCCGCGAACGGCGAGAGCAGCTTGAGAAGAATCCGGATGAGGTGTGGTCCATTCTTGAGCGGGGAGCTGCGGAGGCGGTGAAGCGGGCGGAGGCGACCATGGACCAGGTGCGTTCCGTGACGGGCCTCAGCCGTAATCGTCCTATTTCATCTCAGGTAAAGCGGGCTTTTGTTACAAGCGAGAGTAGCCGCGAAGGACATGATCTGAGTTTGCAGACCGTATGGTGGGATCAGGAACCGAATCTGCGAGCGAAAAATGTGCGTGACTATTGGCTGAGTAGTATTGTTCCGGTTGAGGTCAAGCTGACTCAGGATTCCGACCGGGTCTTCGTTACGTGGAAGAAAAAGCGTGTGTATGTGACGACATCCAGAGAAGACCTGGAAGGTCGCTGGGGTTTTGAAGCCAAGCCGAAGAGCTATGAACTGCTGGCGCTTCTTTGTTGGGATAAAGAGCTTACGCTGCACGATTTCATCGTGCCGCAGGTTGTATATCAGGCACCGTGGACGGCGTATAAAAAGGCCCATAAGGATGAGAATCTGATCTTTTGGATGAGCAGATCGGGCTCGCAGTATTATCTGGAGTTGCCGGGGGCTGAGCCGATAGAGATCACAGCGTATCGTGGGCAGTATGGGCCGATGAACTAG
- a CDS encoding segregation and condensation protein A: MEASKALEQKDNPTNVDVDINEGESNRPATNDPAGTETIQVHAEPFALEPKPIPPAPEVKRPTAAKEEASQSPFSVMVGQVYDGPFDLLLDLIRKQNIDIYDIPIAKITAQFLDYTHHLKQTDVDAAGEFIYMASLLIHIKSKTLLPRDPSDVNGPDSEDPRRELVERLLEHERFKAAAQMLMQKQQIEEATWTNPGMKNFRRMEGEEAPLEREIAADTVDLVRVFQDILERLRARPVLNVDEESVTVAQMIDYVKRRLVMEDKPVSLRRLLHNTHTERALICMFLAMLELVRLQAVLLHQPVLQGDILIKKTDAFDQVFADQAQARDDWR; the protein is encoded by the coding sequence GTGGAGGCGAGCAAAGCTTTGGAGCAGAAGGACAACCCGACGAACGTGGATGTGGATATCAACGAAGGCGAAAGCAATCGGCCTGCCACGAACGATCCTGCTGGAACTGAGACCATACAGGTGCACGCCGAGCCGTTTGCGCTGGAGCCTAAGCCGATTCCTCCTGCACCTGAGGTGAAGCGGCCTACGGCGGCGAAGGAAGAGGCGTCGCAGTCGCCGTTTTCGGTGATGGTGGGGCAGGTGTATGACGGGCCGTTTGATCTGCTGCTGGACCTGATCCGCAAGCAGAATATCGACATCTACGACATCCCGATTGCGAAGATTACGGCGCAGTTTCTCGACTATACGCACCACCTGAAGCAGACGGACGTGGATGCGGCGGGCGAGTTCATCTATATGGCGTCGCTGCTGATCCATATCAAGAGCAAGACGCTGCTGCCGCGTGATCCGTCGGATGTGAACGGGCCGGACTCGGAAGACCCGCGGCGCGAGCTGGTGGAGCGGCTGCTGGAGCATGAGCGCTTTAAGGCTGCCGCGCAGATGCTGATGCAGAAGCAGCAGATCGAAGAGGCGACCTGGACCAATCCGGGGATGAAGAACTTCCGCCGGATGGAGGGCGAAGAGGCTCCGCTCGAGCGGGAGATTGCCGCCGATACGGTGGACCTCGTGCGGGTGTTTCAGGACATCCTGGAGCGGCTGCGCGCACGGCCGGTGCTGAACGTCGATGAGGAGTCGGTCACGGTGGCGCAGATGATCGATTACGTGAAGCGGCGGTTGGTCATGGAAGACAAACCGGTGTCGCTGCGGCGGCTGCTGCACAACACGCACACCGAGCGCGCGCTGATCTGTATGTTCCTCGCGATGCTGGAACTTGTTCGCCTGCAAGCAGTTTTGTTGCATCAGCCGGTGCTTCAGGGTGATATTCTCATCAAAAAGACAGACGCTTTCGATCAGGTCTTTGCCGACCAGGCTCAAGCCAGAGACGATTGGCGCTAA
- a CDS encoding GGDEF domain-containing protein — protein sequence MDLHTLHIEHAVLLGLLTVLTVINCRLHEGVRGMYWFPVYNLCAFVGAVLIALRGYIPDFVSIVFGMMLFHVAYLCLYRCLVDFFDGGSIRWPMRIQIVGVCVSFAASLRYGVLHPETHKRLIVYSLVFTLQLVFSAELTFRKAKAHLRVPGILMGIVLAALALNNFIRAVDTGITGAPANYLNGGAMLQWVLLSTSVLQGGIAVAFVWMTAAVLHEDMRRLASTDSLTGLLNRRAIETAAQTETALSLANGVPLAAILVDIDRFKIINDTFGHRFGDLALTQVALCLQENIRTIDLVGRVGGDEFAIVLRNTEWESAMTIAERLRASLASLLVDDGEFQTGIRASVGLARLDASIRDWDELVLRCDRALYSVKESGGNLVATC from the coding sequence TTGGATTTGCACACATTACATATAGAACATGCTGTACTTCTGGGCCTCTTAACTGTGCTGACGGTGATCAACTGCCGTCTGCATGAGGGAGTGCGCGGGATGTACTGGTTTCCTGTCTATAACTTGTGCGCCTTCGTGGGTGCGGTGTTGATTGCGCTGCGCGGCTATATTCCAGACTTCGTATCCATCGTCTTCGGAATGATGCTGTTTCATGTCGCGTATCTATGCCTCTATCGCTGCCTGGTGGATTTTTTCGATGGAGGGTCGATTCGCTGGCCAATGCGTATCCAGATCGTCGGGGTCTGTGTGTCGTTTGCGGCGTCGCTTCGCTATGGCGTACTTCATCCCGAGACTCACAAGCGGCTGATCGTCTATAGCCTGGTCTTCACGCTGCAACTGGTCTTCAGCGCTGAGCTCACCTTTCGGAAGGCTAAGGCTCATCTGCGTGTGCCGGGCATATTGATGGGGATCGTCCTGGCCGCGCTGGCGCTCAACAACTTTATCCGTGCGGTTGACACGGGGATTACGGGAGCTCCGGCCAACTACCTCAATGGTGGGGCGATGCTGCAGTGGGTGCTGCTCAGTACGTCGGTACTCCAGGGCGGCATTGCGGTTGCTTTTGTGTGGATGACGGCTGCGGTGCTGCATGAGGATATGCGGAGGCTGGCCTCGACCGATTCGCTGACCGGGCTGCTCAATCGCCGGGCGATCGAGACGGCGGCCCAGACGGAGACGGCCCTGAGCCTGGCGAACGGTGTTCCGCTGGCGGCCATTCTTGTGGATATCGACCGCTTCAAGATCATCAACGACACCTTTGGGCATCGGTTCGGGGATCTTGCGCTGACGCAGGTCGCGTTGTGTCTCCAGGAGAATATACGCACGATTGACCTGGTGGGGAGGGTTGGAGGCGACGAGTTCGCCATCGTGCTGAGGAACACGGAATGGGAGTCGGCGATGACGATTGCGGAGCGTCTGCGGGCCTCGCTGGCGTCGCTGCTGGTCGACGATGGGGAGTTCCAGACCGGTATTAGGGCCAGCGTGGGGCTGGCGCGGCTTGATGCGTCGATCCGGGACTGGGATGAGCTGGTCCTCCGTTGCGATCGTGCCCTGTACTCCGTGAAGGAGTCGGGGGGGAACCTGGTTGCCACCTGCTAG
- a CDS encoding inorganic phosphate transporter: MSTPVLTPPGSLLDAKLKKSSPGKIGGIIFGVLLLGGLGYIGVKLSTDLSVVHSASIFPFILLGIALMIALGFEFVNGFHDTANAVATVIYTHSLEPHVAVVWSGLWNFIGVLTSSGAVAFAIISLLPVELILKVSKGSGFSMVFALLVAAILWNLATWWRGLPASSSHTMIGSILGVGIANQLMQGNSGTAGVDWEQVTKVFKALLISPLVGFGLAALVFLLFKLIAKDPRLYKAPEGTKPPPFYIRALLVLTCTGVSFAHGSNDGQKGMGLIMLILVGTVPTAYALNHTVSASQVQTFAAVSTQVAGTLGNYVEPGATLQEATPELEHFISTKKYEPGVMLALQQEVTDIRNQATSYGSLANVPSAMQANVRNEMYLTSETLRLLTKLGPAMSDSDVKVIANYKGFLDKSTKFIPTWVKVAVALALGLGTMVGWKRIVVTVGEKIGKTHLTYAQGASAELVAMVTILAADGYGLPVSTTHVLSSGVAGTMAANRSGLQMSTLRDIALAWVFTLPVAAVLSGSLFWLFNLIAK; the protein is encoded by the coding sequence ATGTCGACTCCCGTACTGACCCCTCCCGGCTCTCTGCTGGATGCAAAACTTAAGAAATCCTCTCCCGGAAAAATCGGTGGCATCATCTTCGGAGTCTTGCTGCTGGGGGGACTTGGTTATATCGGCGTGAAGCTGTCGACCGACCTCTCCGTCGTCCATTCGGCGTCGATCTTCCCCTTTATTTTGTTGGGGATCGCGCTGATGATCGCGCTGGGGTTCGAGTTCGTCAACGGCTTCCACGATACGGCGAATGCGGTGGCGACGGTGATTTATACGCACTCGCTTGAGCCGCATGTCGCGGTGGTGTGGTCGGGCCTGTGGAACTTTATCGGCGTGCTGACGAGCTCGGGTGCGGTGGCGTTCGCGATCATCTCCCTGCTGCCGGTGGAGCTGATTTTGAAGGTGAGCAAGGGCTCCGGGTTCTCGATGGTGTTCGCGCTGCTGGTGGCGGCGATTCTGTGGAACCTGGCGACGTGGTGGCGTGGTCTTCCGGCGTCCAGCTCGCATACGATGATCGGGTCGATCCTTGGAGTGGGCATCGCCAACCAGTTGATGCAGGGCAACTCCGGCACGGCGGGCGTGGACTGGGAGCAGGTGACCAAGGTCTTCAAGGCGCTGCTGATCTCGCCGCTGGTTGGTTTTGGGCTGGCTGCGCTGGTGTTCCTGTTGTTCAAGCTGATTGCTAAGGACCCGCGCCTTTACAAGGCTCCGGAGGGCACGAAGCCGCCGCCGTTCTACATCCGTGCGCTGCTGGTGCTGACCTGCACGGGCGTCAGCTTTGCTCATGGTTCGAACGATGGTCAGAAGGGCATGGGCCTGATTATGCTCATCCTCGTCGGAACCGTCCCAACCGCTTATGCGTTGAACCACACGGTGAGTGCCTCGCAGGTGCAGACGTTCGCGGCGGTCTCGACGCAGGTTGCCGGTACACTCGGCAATTATGTTGAGCCGGGTGCCACGTTGCAGGAGGCCACGCCGGAGCTCGAGCACTTTATCAGCACGAAGAAGTATGAGCCGGGTGTGATGCTTGCTCTCCAGCAGGAGGTGACGGACATCCGCAACCAGGCGACCTCGTATGGCTCGCTGGCGAATGTGCCATCGGCGATGCAGGCGAACGTCCGCAACGAGATGTACCTGACCAGCGAGACGCTTCGCCTGTTGACCAAGCTGGGACCGGCGATGAGCGATAGCGATGTCAAGGTGATCGCCAACTACAAGGGTTTCCTGGACAAGTCGACCAAGTTCATTCCTACCTGGGTAAAGGTTGCTGTGGCGCTTGCACTCGGTCTGGGGACGATGGTTGGCTGGAAGCGGATTGTGGTTACGGTCGGCGAGAAGATCGGTAAGACGCACCTGACCTATGCGCAGGGTGCTTCGGCTGAGCTGGTGGCGATGGTGACGATCCTTGCGGCGGACGGGTATGGACTGCCGGTGAGTACGACGCATGTGCTCAGCTCGGGCGTGGCCGGAACGATGGCGGCGAACCGGAGCGGGTTGCAGATGTCGACTCTGCGGGATATCGCGCTGGCGTGGGTGTTCACGCTGCCGGTCGCGGCTGTGCTGTCGGGCAGCCTGTTCTGGCTATTCAACCTGATCGCTAAATAA
- the scpB gene encoding SMC-Scp complex subunit ScpB, which produces MSLKAKIEAVIYASEEPVTLVQLAGLLGHEAQAELDHIASAQQSLTLDDPFEVPADPEDLNNEILVEPEEAPEASHEALDKALHEAAAEEAREAKIEARHNAADDAAMSSADVETPVEAEAPLAEEPEAVAEPEVQAEEVVDEKKLAREAKEKERRLREYFRALLDELIADYANSDRGLEIREVAGGYRLATKPEYHDAVRGFVKSLKPPLKLSLQALETLAVVAYKQPVTAPEISEIRGVDSGGVLGSLMTRKLITTAGRKQVIGRPILYKTTRDFLLRFGLKDINELPSIEEFEKMAGELADAEPVQEEIPMAHEPHEMAESVTEANLEEERASIEPQADGDGSDLDTVPVDGRISGPPPAYDEAGTAGETDSPALDAEIQGDAQLDDPDKE; this is translated from the coding sequence ATGAGCCTTAAAGCAAAGATAGAAGCCGTCATTTACGCCTCGGAAGAGCCGGTCACCCTTGTCCAACTCGCCGGTCTGCTTGGCCACGAGGCCCAGGCCGAACTGGACCATATCGCCTCCGCGCAGCAATCGCTTACGCTCGACGACCCGTTCGAGGTGCCCGCCGATCCGGAGGACCTGAACAACGAGATCCTCGTGGAGCCGGAAGAGGCTCCAGAGGCTAGCCACGAAGCGCTCGATAAGGCGCTGCACGAGGCTGCTGCTGAAGAGGCTCGCGAGGCGAAGATCGAGGCGCGGCACAATGCGGCGGACGATGCGGCGATGAGTTCGGCTGACGTTGAGACGCCGGTTGAAGCTGAAGCTCCCCTTGCGGAAGAGCCGGAGGCAGTTGCCGAGCCGGAGGTGCAGGCCGAGGAAGTTGTTGATGAGAAGAAGCTTGCCCGTGAAGCTAAGGAGAAGGAGCGCCGTTTGCGGGAGTACTTCCGGGCGTTGCTGGATGAGCTGATCGCGGACTATGCCAACTCCGACCGGGGGCTGGAGATTCGCGAGGTTGCGGGAGGGTATAGGCTGGCGACCAAGCCGGAGTACCACGATGCTGTGCGCGGGTTTGTGAAGTCGCTGAAGCCGCCGCTGAAGCTGTCGTTGCAGGCCCTGGAGACGCTGGCGGTGGTTGCGTACAAGCAGCCGGTGACGGCGCCGGAGATCTCGGAGATTCGCGGTGTGGACTCGGGCGGTGTGCTGGGGTCGTTGATGACGCGCAAGCTGATCACGACGGCTGGCCGCAAGCAGGTGATCGGGCGGCCGATTCTGTACAAGACGACGCGGGATTTTCTGCTCCGCTTCGGGCTGAAGGACATCAACGAGCTTCCCAGTATCGAAGAGTTTGAGAAGATGGCGGGCGAACTGGCGGATGCCGAACCTGTCCAGGAGGAGATTCCCATGGCCCATGAGCCACACGAGATGGCGGAGAGCGTCACGGAGGCGAATCTCGAGGAGGAGCGGGCGTCGATTGAGCCGCAGGCCGACGGCGATGGCTCGGACCTGGATACGGTTCCTGTGGATGGACGGATCTCCGGGCCACCGCCTGCTTACGATGAGGCCGGGACGGCTGGCGAGACGGATTCGCCTGCGCTCGATGCGGAGATTCAGGGCGATGCGCAGCTGGACGACCCGGATAAGGAATAG
- a CDS encoding pseudouridine synthase, whose product MSKTPTSKPTENEEPKGDRLQKILAQAGIASRRKAEEIILEGRVVVNGTVVNTLGTRHDATRDHIRVDGKLLQGPEQQRYYMLNKPRGYVTTLDDPEKRPTVMQLMAKQKSGPHGDNVRLYPVGRLDYLSEGLLLMTNDGALANSLSKAAAGVEKTYLVKVSGQPTPESIDQLRRGIMIDRGRLDEVRSGRRDRVITAPAQVELVRGGDNPWYQLTLTEGRNRQLRKMFEEIGHHVEKIRRIGYGALRLDVPPGEFRELKPGEVQALDRAAKGKKVVPKAKLPEFSQLKSPVKKAKFGKARRQPTGTKAPRRRPS is encoded by the coding sequence ATGAGCAAGACTCCCACCTCGAAGCCCACCGAAAACGAAGAACCCAAAGGCGACCGCCTCCAGAAGATTCTGGCGCAGGCGGGGATTGCCAGCCGCCGCAAGGCTGAGGAGATCATTCTCGAAGGCCGCGTGGTGGTCAACGGCACAGTCGTCAACACGCTTGGCACGCGGCATGATGCGACGCGGGACCACATCCGCGTGGACGGTAAGCTGTTGCAGGGGCCGGAGCAGCAGCGCTACTACATGCTGAACAAGCCGCGTGGATATGTGACGACGCTCGACGACCCGGAGAAGCGTCCGACGGTGATGCAGTTGATGGCGAAGCAGAAGTCGGGGCCGCATGGCGACAACGTGCGGTTGTACCCGGTGGGTCGGCTCGACTACCTGAGCGAAGGGCTGTTGCTGATGACGAACGATGGCGCGCTGGCGAACTCGCTCTCGAAGGCTGCGGCGGGTGTCGAAAAGACATATCTGGTGAAGGTGAGCGGGCAGCCGACGCCGGAGAGCATCGACCAGCTTCGGCGGGGGATCATGATCGACCGCGGGCGGCTGGATGAGGTTCGCTCGGGGCGGCGCGACCGGGTGATTACGGCTCCGGCTCAGGTGGAGCTGGTGCGCGGCGGCGATAACCCCTGGTATCAGTTGACGTTGACGGAGGGGCGCAACCGGCAGCTTCGCAAGATGTTTGAAGAGATTGGCCACCATGTGGAGAAGATTCGACGTATTGGCTACGGGGCGTTGCGGCTGGATGTGCCGCCGGGTGAGTTTCGCGAACTGAAGCCGGGTGAGGTGCAGGCGCTCGACCGCGCGGCGAAGGGTAAGAAGGTTGTCCCGAAGGCGAAGCTGCCGGAGTTCTCGCAGTTGAAGTCGCCGGTGAAGAAGGCGAAGTTTGGCAAGGCGCGTCGCCAGCCGACGGGGACCAAGGCTCCGCGGCGCCGTCCTAGCTAA
- a CDS encoding helix-turn-helix domain-containing protein, with product MAKLSISNNMRKLRFQHDEMTQQDLADRIGLTRQTVIAIEAGKYSPSLEAAFRIAEVFNLPLEEVFQHQSCSKPSGKL from the coding sequence GTGGCCAAGCTATCCATCAGCAACAACATGCGTAAGCTACGCTTCCAGCACGATGAGATGACCCAACAGGACCTGGCCGACCGCATCGGCTTAACCCGCCAGACCGTCATCGCGATCGAAGCCGGCAAGTACTCCCCGTCGCTCGAGGCCGCCTTCCGCATCGCGGAGGTCTTCAACCTGCCACTCGAAGAGGTCTTCCAGCACCAGTCCTGCTCTAAACCCAGCGGAAAGCTTTAG
- the msrA gene encoding peptide-methionine (S)-S-oxide reductase MsrA — protein MAIEKATFGAGCFWGVEARFSELSGVLDTAVGYEGGQLEHPTYKEVCTDRTGHAEVVDVTFDPSRLSYESLLDAFFSLHDPTQVNRQGPDFGTQYRSVIFTHSDEQAAKAKAKIVELNASGSFRNPIATQVVPATIFWKAEEYHQRYLEKRGMASCHI, from the coding sequence TTGGCAATCGAAAAAGCAACATTTGGAGCAGGATGTTTTTGGGGCGTAGAGGCCCGTTTTAGCGAACTTTCCGGCGTGCTCGACACGGCCGTCGGCTATGAGGGCGGCCAGTTGGAGCACCCCACGTACAAGGAAGTCTGTACCGACCGCACTGGCCACGCTGAGGTGGTCGATGTCACGTTTGATCCGTCGCGGCTCTCGTATGAGTCGCTGCTAGACGCGTTCTTCTCGCTGCACGACCCGACACAGGTGAACCGTCAGGGGCCGGACTTCGGCACCCAGTACCGCAGCGTGATCTTTACCCATTCGGACGAGCAGGCGGCGAAGGCAAAGGCGAAGATCGTGGAGCTGAATGCATCGGGGAGCTTCCGCAATCCGATTGCGACGCAGGTGGTTCCGGCGACGATCTTCTGGAAGGCGGAGGAGTATCACCAGCGGTATCTGGAGAAACGCGGCATGGCGAGCTGCCATATTTAG